The Acanthopagrus latus isolate v.2019 chromosome 13, fAcaLat1.1, whole genome shotgun sequence genome contains a region encoding:
- the ppme1 gene encoding protein phosphatase methylesterase 1, whose product MEKQLHLNLLSSRPPMAGGFQSGSKMKMGPGRKRDFSPLPWSQYFETMEDVEVENENGKDIFRIYCSGSHGPVLLLLHGGGHSALSWAVFTAVIYSRINCRVVALDLRAHGDTKVKNPDDLSADTMAKDIGKVVEALYGENPPPIMIIGHSMGGAIAVHAAAANHIPSLLGLCVIDVVEGTAMDALNSMQNFLRSRPKTFKSLENAIEWSVKSGQIRNIESARVSMGGQVKKCEESTSSPGVSNSIGEGIIEEEEEEEVEEESNKKRMKEDDQEIKKETVFTWRVELSKTEKYWEGWFRGLSALFLTCPVPKLLLLAGVDRLDKDLTIGQMQGKFQMQVLPQCGHAVHEDAPEKVADALATFMVRHKFTEFKEGYLC is encoded by the exons ATGGAGAAACAGTTGCACTTAAACCTGTTATCCTCCAGACCTCCTATGGCTGGTGGTTTTCAGTCCGgctccaaaatgaaaatggg ACCTGGACGGAAGAGAGACTTCTCCCCGCTGCCCTGGAGTCAGTACTTTGAAACCATGGAAGACGTTGaggtggaaaatgaaaatggcaaaGAT attttcagaatttacTGCAGCGGTTCCCATGGTCCTGTGCTGCTCTTGCTGCATGGAGGAGGCCACTCTGCACTCTCCTGGGCAGTGTTCACT GCCGTCATATACAGCAGGATCAACTGCAGAGTGGTGGCCTTGGACCTTCGCGCTCATG GCGACACCAAAGTGAAAAATCCTGATGATCTGTCTGCAGACACTATGGCCAA GGATATTGGCAAAGTGGTAGAGGCGCTCTATGGAGAGAATCCTCCTCCAATCATGATCATCGGACACAGCATGGGTGGAGCCATTGCCGTTCATGCAGCTGCTGCCAATCATATACCATCTCTGCTTGGCCTCTGTGTCATTGACGTTGTAGAGG GTACAGCAATGGATGCGTTGAACAGTATGCAGAATTTCCTCAGAAGTCGGCCAAAGACATTTAAATCTCTGGAGAATGCCATTGAGTGGAG TGTGAAGAGCGGCCAGATCCGAAACATTGAGTCAGCACGAGTGTCAATGGGAGGCCAGGTGAAAAA ATGTGAGGAATCCACCAGCAGTCCAGGTGTGTCTAACAGCATTGGTGAAGGTataatagaagaagaagaggaagaagaagtggaggaagaaTCTAAtaagaagaggatgaaggaaGATGATCAAGAG ataaaaaaggaaacagtatTTACCTGGCGAGTGGAGCTGTCGAAGACGGAAAAGTACTGGGAGGGCTGGTTCAGAGGCCTGTCTGCCCTCTTTCTCACTTGCCCTGTACCAAAACTACTTCTGCTCGCAG GAGTGGACAGGCTTGACAAAGACCTTACTATTGGACAGATGCAAG gaaagtttcagatgcaggTCCTCCCTCAGTGTGGTCATGCTGTCCACGAGGACGCACCTGAAAAA